One Candidatus Omnitrophota bacterium genomic window, TCTGATTCTCTGTATTTCATTAGCTATCTCTCCTTCTATTTATAGTTTAAATGATTGCAGTATTATCTTGAAACAACATCTGTTTTCCTGCGTCCTTTTTCATGGGTATAATACCTTTCCTTCTCGGCCATCCATTTATCAATCGAGTCTTTATTGAACCGCCATATCCTACCTACTTTTGCCGCTGGGATACGATGTTTAGAGAGAAGGACGTATACCATAGGTTTCGAAAGCTTAACATAACGACACACTTCCTCAAGAGTCATAAATTTTTCTTCCATATCTACCTCTCTTCTATCGGTAAAGATGCGTCATAATTCGATTATTACCGTATATCAGCAGATATAATATCAAACTATCTTAAATAAGTCAAAGAATTTCTCTTTCTTGCTATTATACGGCGAATTGCAACTCTAATTGCGACAAAATTTTAATTCCCGATCAAAGCTGTTACTTTGCAAGTACTCAGCAGCCACCTGCTTAGGCGTCTTATACGCCAGAATTTTTCTTG contains:
- a CDS encoding DNA-binding protein; amino-acid sequence: MEEKFMTLEEVCRYVKLSKPMVYVLLSKHRIPAAKVGRIWRFNKDSIDKWMAEKERYYTHEKGRRKTDVVSR